A region from the Chlamydiales bacterium genome encodes:
- a CDS encoding DUF948 domain-containing protein, which produces MIMEIIVGAIALTFALLVVFLILTLQDTRKTLKKTDRILTDLHKTLEAISEPSAELIHNVNKLTLDIKKKSEGLDVVFRPLYAMKKEAAEGKNSYEKISEIVGCIADGIRLFSRVKDEIKDYVKSR; this is translated from the coding sequence ATGATCATGGAAATAATAGTGGGGGCGATCGCTCTTACCTTTGCTCTCCTGGTAGTTTTTCTGATCCTTACTTTGCAAGACACGCGCAAGACGCTGAAAAAGACCGACCGAATTCTCACCGACCTACACAAGACACTAGAGGCGATCTCTGAACCCTCAGCAGAGCTGATTCACAACGTGAACAAGCTCACTCTCGACATCAAGAAGAAGTCGGAGGGTCTAGATGTCGTTTTCCGCCCGCTCTATGCGATGAAGAAAGAGGCCGCAGAAGGCAAGAATAGTTATGAAAAAATCTCTGAAATCGTCGGATGCATTGCAGATGGCATCAGACTGTTTAGCAGGGTCAAAGATGAGATAAAAGACTATGTCAAATCAAGATAA